From one Trifolium pratense cultivar HEN17-A07 linkage group LG1, ARS_RC_1.1, whole genome shotgun sequence genomic stretch:
- the LOC123921790 gene encoding zinc finger protein VAR3, chloroplastic-like: MIRNILKQCHHKFHNNPTTNLNGKTLFTSLIHTLSNPNQNEFDESKWKNEQQLEEENSAFQISHPWPEWVDLMECLLKKGHFHAEGNPFLNPNLGSKESNLIRTACLNFGRDNSHFLRFLSRKDIGVIVTFGCPSLDRKVVNSGKRLRAHVGIDEGNVCSSCNLRGNCERAFVIAREDEGGRMVDVMRIILTYGLDPIIGSVDNKPSLNKMVKESVRRLLKKIVECSAEEKNPNFSDTNEVAVEEVHRNPQDKGKKGVPMKQGDWLCPNCNFHNFAKNIKCLHCDNFCEEKIKQLKEDNNHLPLKKGDWICDKCNFLNFARNTRCLLCKEGPSNRRINPGEWACESCNYINFRRNMVCLKCDHRRPKVSNASNNSLQPQGEDGKTNIAGYRFDDGNKELSMASERKSRKRDSHKWRFVENGIENHNYLENSNDTTEVLDFPIAGGKTGMFEAQRGEAYKNESPDPHRKHSWQSETDNELSSSDNSSTDDEEMAEWFGKGKNAR; encoded by the exons ATGATCCGAAACATTTTGAAACAATGTCATCATAAGTTTCACAACAACCCTACAACAAATTTGAATGGCAAAACGCTCTTCACTTCACTCATTCACACCCTTTCcaatccaaaccaaaacgagTTTGATGAATCCAAATGGAAGAATGAACAACAACTAGAAGAAGAAAATTCTGCGTTTCAGATTTCTCATCCTTGGCCTGAATGGGTAGACTTGATGGAATGTTTGCTTAAAAAGGGTCATTTTCATGCAGAGGGTAACCCATTTTTGAATCCTAATTTGGGTTCTAAAGAATCAAATCTTATTAGAACTGCTTGTCTTAATTTTGGTAGAGACAATTCTCAttttttaag GTTTTTGTCTCGAAAAGATATAGGAGTTATTGTAACATTTGGATGTCCAAGCTTAGATAGGAAAGTGGTTAACTCAGGAAAGCGTCTGAGAGCACATGTTGGCATTGATGAAGGAAAT GTCTGCAGCTCGTGCAATTTGAGGGGAAACTGTGAAAGGGCATTCGTCATAGCACGCGAAGATGAAGGCGGAAGAATGGTGGATGTTATGCGTATTATTTTGACATATGGACTTGACCCAATTATTGGTTCAGTTGATAACAAACCATCTCTAAATAAAATGGTAAAAGAATCTGTGAGAAGACTACTGAAAAAGATAGTAGAGTGCAGTGCTGAAGAAAAAAACCCCAATTTTTCAGACACCAATGAGGTTGCTGTCGAAGAAGTTCATCGTAATCCACAAGATAAAGGCAAAAAAGGTGTTCCAATGAAGCAAGGCGATTGGCTTTGCCCCAA TTGCAATTTCCACAACTTCGCTAAAAATATCAAGTGCTTGCACTGTGACAACTTCTGTGAGGaaaaaatcaagcaattgaaggAGGATAACAATCACTTACCTTTGAAGAAGGGAGACTGGATCTGCGACAA ATGCAACTTCCTCAATTTTGCAAGGAATACAAGATGTTTGCTATGTAAAGAAGGGCCTTCAAATCGTCGCATTAATCCAGGGGAGTGGGCATGCGAGTC GTGCAACTACATCAATTTCAGAAGAAACATGGTTTGCCTTAAATGTGATCATAGAAGACCTAAAGTGTCAAATGCTTCAAACAATTCCCTTCAACCACAGGGAGAAGATGGCAAAACAAACATTGCTGGATATCGATTTGATGATGGTAACAAAGAATTGTCAATGGCGTCAGAAAGAAAAAGTAGGAAAAGAGATTCACATAAGTGGAGATTTGTAGAAAATGGAATTGAAAATCACAATTACTTAGAGAACTCAAATGACACTACAGAAGTTTTAGATTTTCCTATTGCTGGAGGTAAGACTGGCATGTTTGAGGCACAAAGGGGAGAAGCATATAAGAACGAGTCGCCAGATCCGCACAGAAAGCATTCGTGGCAAAGTGAAACCGATAACGAGCTTAGTTCTTCTGATAACTCGAGTACCGATGATGAAGAGATGGCTGAATGGTTTGGAAAGGGTAAGAATGCAAGGTAG
- the LOC123902628 gene encoding zinc finger HIT domain-containing protein 2, giving the protein MADTIVTSDQSSTSSQNSARIICHVCQKQFSQYTCPRCNSRYCSLPCYKSHSLRCTESFMKENVVQELQQMQPNEQTKHKMLDILKRFHSEEEMDNMDEDSFEDSTLSEETMEKILSGQEINLDDLSLEEKKQFQRAIASGELSKMITPWDPWWSKLSAKEIRLSKEGTQLVQPLSEQESVIVNETEINESSEIPLGPEVPLPPLSSLSSKEPSPLLTVHLVDILYSYCFTLRLYNGDWRSDPIGSVMVVLSVSSVLGQGGQPETVLEALTHCLEQVCSPAYRNMGGLQFGLGVIDDVISLLSLGSPAMVCALCDMRRLIQEGEKEAKSEKPRKSRRNEIRSSIKQAERKIYFIMCWVHEQPEEAWSSLAAIVMAEKTSAMEFQGSNKAKILNKKAETRGKCLIEEIE; this is encoded by the exons ATGGCAGATACTATAGTTACATCTGATCAATCTTCTACTTCCTCCCAGAACTCTGCCCGAATAATCTGTCATGT ATGTCAGAAGCAGTTCTCCCAATACACATGTCCTCGATGCAATTCACGATACTGCTCCCTCCCATGTTATAAA TCTCATAGTCTTCGTTGTACTGAATCCTTCATGAAAGAAAATGTAGTTCAAGAACTCCAGCAAATGCAACCTAATGAACAAACCAAACATAAAATGTTGGACATACTGAAAAGATTTCATTCAGAAGAGGAAATGGACAACATGGATGAGGATT CTTTTGAAGATTCAACTTTGTCTGAGGAAACAATGGAAAAAATATTGTCAG GACAAGAAATCAATTTGGATGATTTATCACTTGAAGAGAAGAAACAATTTCAAAGAGCTATTGCTTCTGGGGAATTGAGCAAGATGATCACACCATGGGATCCATGGTGGTCAAAGCTTTCTGCCAAAGAAATTCGTCTTAGTAAGGAAGGAACGCAACTTGTTCAACCTCTTTCAGAGCAGGAATCTGTAATTGTAAATGAAACTGAAATTAATGAATCAAGCGAAATTCCTCTCGGTCCTGAGGTTCCTCTACCTCCTCTTAGTAGCCTTAGTTCCAAAGAGCCATCACCTCTTTTAACTGTTCACTTAGTTGATATTTTATACAGCTACTGCTTCACTCTTCGCCTTTACAACGGAGATTGGAGGTCAGATCCTATAGGGTCAGTCATGGTTGTGTTGAGCGTGTCCTCAGTTTTGGGTCAAGGTGGGCAGCCAGAGACTGTACTGGAAGCCCTCACTCATTGCTTGGAGCAGGTATGCTCTCCAGCTTACAGAAACATGGGTGGGCTGCAATTCGGTTTAGGTGTCATTGATGATGTGATCAGTCTACTTTCATTGGGAAGTCCTGCTATGGTGTGCGCTCTTTGCGACATGCGTCGGTTGATTCAAGAAGGAGAAAAGGAGGCCAAATCAGAAAAGCCAAGAAAGTCGAGAAGGAATGAGATTAGAAGTAGTATTAAGCAGGCAGAAAGGAAGATATATTTCATCATGTGTTGGGTTCATGAGCAGCCAGAGGAAGCTTGGTCTTCTTTAGCAGCCATTGTAATGGCAGAAAAGACATCAGCCATGGAATTTCAGGGGAGTAATAAGGCTAAAATATTGAACAAAAAAGCGGAAACCAGAGGAAAATGTTTAATTGAGGAGATTGAATGA
- the LOC123921800 gene encoding 1-aminocyclopropane-1-carboxylate oxidase homolog 4-like codes for MSSPIATPSPPPTTTSPPYDRLKAVKQFDETKAGVKGLIDSGVKTIPSIFIHPPETLSDLAPGSGPELEEIPTIDLSAVHSSRAAVVDQIRHAASTVGFFQVINHGVSLELMQSVIGAIKAFHEQPVEVRAQVYRREMGTGVSYISNVDLFTSKAASWRDTLQLKMGPVPADEKEIPEVCRKEVMEWDREVVRVGDILLGLLSEGLGLGAERLPELGLSQGRVMVGHYYPFCPQPNLTVGLNSHADPGALTVLLQDHIGGLQVRSKHGWIDVKPVDGALVINIGDLLQMVSNEEYKSADHRVLANPSNEPRVSIAVFLNPGNREKLFGPLPELTSAEKPALYRDFTLNEFMTRYFKKEFNAKSLTNFFRK; via the exons ATGTCATCACCAATTGCCACTCCTTCTCCACCACCAACCACCACATCTCCACCTTACGACCGTCTCAAAGCAGTAAAACAATTTGACGAAACAAAAGCCGGCGTTAAAGGCCTAATAGACTCCGGTGTCAAAACCATCCCTTCTATCTTCATTCATCCACCCGAAACGTTATCCGATCTCGCTCCAGGTTCTGGACCCGAACTAGAAGAAATCCCCACAATTGACCTCTCTGCTGTTCACTCCTCCCGCGCTGCTGTCGTTGATCAGATTCGTCATGCGGCGAGTACTGTTGGATTCTTTCAGGTGATTAACCATGGTGTATCTCTGGAATTGATGCAAAGTGTTATTGGTGCTATCAAAGCGTTTCATGAACAGCCTGTGGAGGTTAGAGCGCAGGTGTACCGTAGGGAGATGGGGACCGGTGTATCTTATATATCAAATGTTGATCTTTTCACTTCTAAAGCTGCCAGCTGGCGTGACACACTTCAG CTTAAGATGGGACCGGTCCCAGCAGATGAGAAGGAGATTCCGGAGGTGTGCAGGAAGGAGGTGATGGAGTGGGATAGAGAAGTGGTTCGCGTGGGAGATATTTTGCTGGGTTTGTTGAGTGAAGGGTTGGGATTAGGCGCAGAAAGGCTCCCGGAATTGGGCTTGTCGCAAGGGAGGGTGATGGTTGGCCACTATTACCCGTTTTGCCCTCAGCCTAATCTTACTGTTGGACTCAATTCCCATGCAGATCCGGGGGCATTGACTGTATTGTTGCAGGATCATATTGGTGGCTTACAGGTTAGGTCCAAACATGGTTGGATTGATGTCAAGCCTGTTGATGGAGCTTTGGTTATCAACATTGGAGATTTACTTCAG ATGGTTTCTAATGAGGAGTATAAGAGTGCTGATCATCGGGTGTTAGCCAATCCTTCTAACGAGCCACGAGTCTCAATTGCCGTTTTCCTCAACCCGGGTAACAGAGAGAAGCTCTTCGGACCTTTACCGGAGCTAACATCAGCAGAGAAACCTGCTCTTTATAGAGATTTCACACTCAACGAATTTATGACAAGGTACTTCAAGAAAGAGTTTAATGCTAAATCATTGACAAATTTCTTCAGAAAATGA
- the LOC123921810 gene encoding 1-aminocyclopropane-1-carboxylate oxidase homolog 4-like, whose product MSSPIAIPSPPPTTTSPPSDRLKAVKQFDETKAGVKDLIDSGIKTIPSIFIHPPETLSDLFPGSGPEPEIPTIDLSNLQSSRAAVVDQIHHAASTVGFFQVINHGVAPELLRSVIGAMKAFHEQPAEVRAQVYRREMGKGVSYISNVDLFTSKAASWRDTLQLKMGPVAADEKEIPEVCRKEVIEWDREVVRVGDILLGLLSEGLGLSAERLMELGLSQGRVMVGHYYPFCPQPNLTVGLNSHADPGALTVVLQDHIGGLQVRTQQGWVNVKPLDGALVINIGDLLQIISNEEYKSADHRVLANPANEPRVSIAIFLNPGDREKLFGPLPELTSAEKPALYRDFTLNEFMTRFFTKELDGKSLTNFFRQ is encoded by the exons ATGTCATCACCAATCGCAATTCCTTCACCACCACCAACCACCACATCTCCACCTTCCGATCGTCTCAAAGCCGTAAAACAATTCGACGAAACAAAAGCCGGCGTAAAAGACCTAATCGACTCCGGTATCAAAACAATCCCTTCTATCTTCATTCATCCACCCGAAACCCTATCTGACCTTTTTCCAGGATCCGGACCCGAACCGGAGATTCCAACAATTGATCTTTCTAATCTTCAATCCTCCCGCGCCGCTGTTGTTGATCAGATTCATCATGCTGCGAGTACTGTTGGATTCTTTCAGGTGATTAACCATGGTGTGGCGCCGGAATTGTTGCGTAGTGTTATTGGTGCTATGAAAGCGTTTCATGAACAGCCTGCGGAGGTTAGAGCGCAGGTGTACCGTAGGGAGATGGGGAAGGGTGTATCGTATATATCTAACGTTGATCTTTTCACTTCTAAAGCTGCCAGCTGGCGCGATACGCTTCAG CTTAAGATGGGACCGGTTGCAGCGGATGAGAAGGAGATTCCTGAAGTGTGCAGGAAGGAGGTGATAGAGTGGGATAGAGAAGTGGTGCGTGTGGGAGATATTTTGCTGGGTTTGTTGAGTGAAGGGTTGGGGTTAAGTGCAGAAAGGCTCATGGAATTGGGTTTGTCGCAAGGGAGGGTGATGGTTGGCCACTACTACCCGTTTTGCCCTCAGCCTAATCTTACTGTTGGACTCAATTCCCATGCAGATCCGGGGGCATTGACAGTAGTGTTGCAGGATCATATTGGTGGCTTACAGGTTAGGACTCAACAGGGTTGGGTTAATGTCAAGCCTCTTGATGGAGCTTTGGTTATCAACATTGGAGATTTACTTCAg ATAATTTCTAATGAGGAGTATAAGAGTGCTGATCATCGAGTATTAGCCAATCCTGCTAACGAGCCGCGAGTCTCAATTGCCATTTTCCTCAACCCGGGTGACAGAGAGAAGCTCTTTGGACCTTTACCAGAGCTAACATCAGCAGAGAAACCGGCTCTTTATAGAGATTTCACGCTCAACGAATTTATGACAAGGTTCTTCACGAAAGAGCTTGATGGTAAATCATTGACAAATTTCTTCAGACAATGA